The Thermococcus sp. 4557 genomic sequence ACCAGCCGGAGCTCCTCAGGGCCGAGTTCAAGGCCATCAAGAGGCTCGTCGACGAGGGCTACGACAACATCGGTGTTATGCTCCCGCTCGTCAGCCACCCCGAGCAGATCAGGAAGGCCAAGGAGATCGCCATGGAGGTCGGCCTCATTCCGCACAAGGACGTCGAGTGGGGTGTCATGATCGAGACTCCCGCTTCAGCTCTCATCATCGAGGACCTCATCAAGGAGGGCATTGACTTCATCAGCTTCGGTACCAACGACCTCACCCAGTACACCCTCGCCATCGACAGGGACAACGAGCGTGTCTTCAAGCTCTACGACGAGAAGCACCCGGCAGTGCTCAAGCTCATCGAGAACGTCATCAAGACCTGCAAGAAGTACGGCGTTGAGACCAGCATCTGCGGCCAGGCCGGCAGCGACCCGAGGATGGTCAAGCTCCTCGTCAGGCTCGGCATTGACAGCGTCAGCGCCAACCCGGACGCCGTCGAGCTCGTCAGGAAGACCGTCGCCAGGGAAGAGGCCAGGCTCAGGCTTGAGGCCGCCAGGAAGGCCCTCCGCGAGTGAAGCCTTCCATCTCTCTTTTCTATCTATCTGGTATCTGTTCTTGATAGACGTTCCTAGACCAACATCACCGTTCATTAGCCCTTCAATGGATGGCTCTTTTATCCACAGTAAACTTTTTATACCAACGTTTCGATAGCCATCTCAATGACGCGCGAAATGGAGGCAATGAGGGAGCGGATCATCAGCGGGCCGATAGTTAAAACACTCATTCTGTTAGCCTACCCTTTAATCATAAACCAGCTCGTGCAGGTTCTCTACAACCTCACCGACACGTTCTGGCTCGGAAAGCTAGGAAGGGAGGAGTTAGCGGCACCTGGGACTGCGTGGCCCCTCGTCTGGTTCTTCATGTCCCTTGGGATGGGGTTCGCGACGGCAGGCTTCGCCTTCGTCAGCCAGTACGTCGGGGCGAGGGAGTATAAAAAAGCCAATCGTGCGGCTGGGGCGCTCTACTCCCTAATGATGCTCTTTGCAATTGTGGTTGGAGTGTTCGGCGTCATTTCGGCCCCATACCTCCTCCGTTTTATGAACGTGAGCGATAGTGTCTACCCCTACGCCCTGTCATACACGCGCATAATCTTCGCGGGGATACCCTTTTCATTCACGCTCTTCGCCTTCAACTTCCTCCTGAGGGCTATAGGCGACACCAGAACGCCGGTCAAAATAAACATAGCCACCGTACTCCTCAATCTGGTCCTGGACCCGTTCTTCATCTTTGGCTGGGGCCCCTTCCCGGAGCTGGGAGTCGTCGGTGCGGCGGTAGCCACGATGCTCTCCAACAGCCTCGGATCCGTTGTCGGTGGATACCTCCTCTTCAAGGGGAAGGTCGGGATACACCTCACGGCTCACAACCTCAAACCAGACTGGCCATTCTACACGCGCATCTTCCGCGTTGGCATACCCTCAAGCGTTGGTTCCTCGACAACGGCCCTTGGCTTCGTCATACTAACAAGGATAATCTTCACCCTCGGCGGTCAGTTCGGTGAGGCGGATGTAGCTTTTGCCACATACTCCATAACCAACAGGCTAACCAACTTCATGTTCGCCTTTTCCGATGGAATAAGCATGGCGATGGGGACGATGATCGGCCAGACGGTCGGTGCGAAGCTCTACGAGAGGGCCAAGACCATAGCCGAGAAAACGATGGTGATAAACTTCACGATCCTCAGTGCGGGAACGCTCCTGTTCGCGCTTTTCCGCGTCGAGATATTCAGGTTCTTCATCAACGACCCGGCGATAATAGCCGAGAGCGCCAAGGTGGTGAAGTACTTCTCCGCCTCACTCCCGTTTTTCGGAATATTTTCCGCTGTAGAGAACGTCTTCAGGAGTGCGGGACACACAAAGAAGAGCATGGTAATTGACATGTTCCGCCTCTGGGTGCTCAGGCTTCCGCTGAGCTACGGCCTCGGAATCCTTATGAAGGACACCGCAGGAATGTGGCTGGGGATGGGTCTGAGCAACGTTCTCGGTGCGGTTGTTGCGCTCGCCTGGTTCCTGACAGGAAGCTGGATGAGCCGCATCATAGAGGAGGACCACTCCCCAGGACAGTAAACTTTTTATCATTTGGATGCAGAGTATCACCCGGTGAACCCCTTGGGGACCAGGCACCTCGCACTCATGCTCATCATCCTGGCCGTTCTGGCGGTCGTGGCAGGGAGCGTCACCCACAACGCCCCGTACACTCCACCCCCGGACGGGGGATTTTCTCGCCACACAGACCAAAACGAGGGCGTCCTGGGAATCACGGTCAGAAAAGAGGAACGAAAAACCAACAACGAGCCGCCATTAATCCTCGTCCACGACGTCACCCCGTACTACTTCGAGGACATCAGGCAGATTATAGCGGTTCTCGATGAGTACAACTGCTCAAACTCCACTATCCTCTTTGTCATTCCCGTCTTCGACACAACCCACTACGGGGACGAGTGGAGCCTCCGGAATCACCCGGATTTTGTGAACTATCTCCATGAACTCCAGCGGAGGGGCTACCGGGTGGAGCTCCACGGCTACGGGCACACCTACCACGAGTTCAACTGCTCCTACGAGACGGCGAACGAGAAGCTCGACAACGCCACCGCCCTGATGAGCTCCCTCGGGTTCAGCAACCTCACCCTTTTCCTCCCGCCCGCTTGGGCGCTCAACAACGAATCCCTCCGGGCCATTCTGGAGCACAACCTCACCGTTGTCATGCCCAACTGGCTCATACTCCCCAACGGAACCCGGCAGAGGATATGGAACCGTGAGTACACGTGGTACATAGGCGAGAGCCAGGTGGACGACAGACTGTCCGTCGCCCTCCATGACTACAGGAAAACCTCCGAGGAGGGGATTCCCTTCTACCTCTCGGTTCATCCCGGGGTGGTCAACTACGGGGGCGGACTTGACTTCCTGAGGGCGTTTTTGAGGACAACCTGCGACCAAAAATCATAAACCTTTTATAGCAGCGTTTCGATTGCGGTCTGAGTGAAGATGAAGGGCGAGAAAATCCAGAGAATGAGGGACCAGATACTGAACGGCCCGATAGAGAGAACCCTCCTCATCCTCGCGGGCCCGCTCATAGTAAACAACCTGGTTCAGGTGGTGTACAACATAACGGACACCTTCTGGCTGGGCAAGCTCGGGAGGGAGGCGCTCTCAGCCCCGGGAACGGTCTGGCCGATAATAGGAACGCTGATGGCCCTCGGGATGGGCTTCACAACGGCGGGCTTCGCCTTCGTGGGACAGTACATAGGTGCCGAGGAGTACGAGAAGGCAAACCGCTCCGCGGGGGCGCTCTACTCACTCATGACGCTCTTCTCGGTCGCCACAGCCATAGTGGCCCTTCTGATTCTCCCCTATGCCCTCCGCTTTATGCGCGTGAGCGAGAACGTCTACCCCTACTCCCTGACCTACGCCACCATAGTTTTCCTTGGACTGCCGTTCTCCTTCGCGTTCATGGCCTTTGGTGCCCTCATGAGGGCCGCGGGCGACACAAAGACGCCCGTCAAGATAACGCTCCTCACAGTGCTGATAAACATAATCCTGGACCCCCTCTTCATCTTCGGCTGGCTGGGCTTTCCTGAGCTCGGCGTGGCCGGGGCGGCGCTGGCGACGGTTATAGCCAACGTCGTCGGAGCGGCCATTGGACTCTACCTCCTCTTCACGGACCGCGTTGGGATAAGCCTGAGCATTGAGAGCCTCAAGCCCGACTTCGAATTTTACGGAAAGCTCTTCAGGGTCGGCCTCCCATCGAGTATAGGCCAGTCCGCAAACAGCTTTGGATTCGTGATACTCACAAGGATTATCTTCGGCTTCGGCGACGTTACCTACGCCGCCTACACCATAACCACCCGCCTCGTGAACTTCCTGACCGGCATATCGAGGGGTATAAGCATGGCGATGGGAACCATGATAGCCCAGAACGTCGGGGCGGAGAACTACGGGAGGGCAAAGAAGATAGCGGAGAGGACGATGGCCATAAACTTCGCGATAGCCAGTCTTGCCGTGGCCGTCATTGGACTCTTCCGCGTCGAGATATTCCGCTTCTTCCTGAACGATCCTGAGGTCATCAGGGAGAGCGCGGTGGTTCTCAAGTACTTCCTGATCTCCGTGCCCTTCTTCAACGGCATCTTCATAGTCGTGAACAGAACCTTCAGCTCCGCAGGTCATACCAAGAAGAGTATGGCCCTGGGAATATTCCGCCTCTGGGGCCTGAGGATTCCGCTCAGCTACGCCTTCGGCTACGTAGGGGCCATCACAGTCCTGGGAATCACGATACCCCTCGCGGAGCTCTTCGACTTCACGAGTAAGGGTGTGTTCTTCGGCATGGGGATGAGCAACTTCATAGCGGCGATAGTGGCCCTTGCCTGGTTCCTGCGCGGCACCTGGATGAAGCGCATTATCGGGGAAGAGTCAAAAAAGTGATACACTGACGGCGGAAATTGGCAGGCGGAAGTCTAATAAACCCCTCGCCGAAGGGGTTTCGGTGAGAGCATGAAGAGGGACGAACGCTGGGAAGGTGTTTACTCCTTTGAGGACAGCCCCTTCATCATGGAAATACTGACGGAGCTCAGGGACGAGAGAACAGGGCCGATAGCCTTCAGAAAGGGCCTCGTTAAGCTCGGCCGCTACATGGCCTACGAGCTGACGAAGACCATGGAGGTCGAGAAGGTCCCCATAAAGACCCCGCTCGAAGAAACCGAGGGGACGCTCATAAAGGACAGGCGCAACGTTATCATAATCACGGTTCTCCGCGCGGCGATACCACTCATGGAAGGTCTCATTAAGGTTCTCGACCACTCCAGGGTCGGCATCGTATCCGCCTCCCGCGGCAAGGCCCCCAAGTTCGAGATAGAGATGAAGTACGTTAAGGTGCCCCAGGTAAAGCCCGAGGACACGGTTATCATAGCGGACCCCATGATAGCGACCGGCTCAACCCTCATCAAGGTTCTCGACGAGGTCAGGAAGTACGGGGATGCCAAGCGCTACGTCATAGTTGGGGTCCTGGCAGCGCCGGAGGGAATAAGCAGGATAAAGGAAGCCCACCCGGACGTTGAGATATTCGTGGCCGCGATAGACAGGGAGCTGAACGAGAAGGGCTATATCCTCCCAGGCCTCGGCGATGCCGGCGACAGGGCCTTTGGTGCGCCGATAAAACTCTAACGCCCTTTACATATTCTTTTTCACTCAAAGCCCTAACGGGACAGAGTTTAGTTAAGTTTATAAATCAGAGGTTGGTTATTTTCCTTGGCCCTCGTGAGCGGGGGTTGCCGAGCCTGGTCAAAGGCGGTGGACTCAAGATCCACTCCCGCAGGGGTTCAGGGGTTCAAATCCCCTCCCCCGCACCATTGAAACTTTGCCTTCGCAAAGCTTCAGCGTTGACGGAAAGAGTGCGTGCAATTCTAAAAACGCGTGTCTTCTAAGTGGGTTACGCTCCAATTGTCAATCTAATAGCGTTTCAGTGCTGACGATGGTATGCCCGAACAAGAGCCAAAATGAGACCTGCAAAAAAGAAAAACCTCAGCGCTCGAGCCTCTTGACGCCTTCCCTCGTGCCGACGAGGACTATGTCGGCTATGTCCGCGAAGATGCCGTTCTCAACGACGCCCGGAATGTTGTTGAGCTCTATCTCAAGGTCGAGCGGGTCGTCTATGCGGTGGAACCTGGCGTCGAGTATGAAGTTGCCGTTGTCAGTAACAACCGGCCCATCCTTCCTGCTCGCCATCCTCAGCTCTGCCGTCGCGTTGAAGACCTCTATCTCCTCGGCTATGGCGCGCCATGCGGCCGGAATGACCTCGATGGGAACCGGCATCCTCTGGCCGAGCCTCTCGACGAGCTTGCTCTCGTCAACGAGGACGAGGAAAGTTCCTGCCCGGTACTCGATTATCTTCTCCATGGTGAGCGCCGCACCGCGGCCCTTGATGAGGTTGAGGTTGGGATCAACCTCGTCAGCGCCATCGACGGCTATGTCTATCGCATCGACCTCGTCCAGGCCGACAACGGGTACGCCGTTCTCGAGGGCGAGGAGCCTCGCCTGATACGAAGTCGGGACGCCGTAGACGTCCTCAAGCTCCTCCTCCATGATGAGCTTGCCGAGGTACTCGATGAAGTAGGCCGTGGTCGAGCCGGTGCCGAGGCCAACTATCATGTCGTCCTCAATGAACTTCAGGGCCTCTTTGGCGACGGACCTTTTGAGTTCCTCCATAGGATCACCCCACGGAAGTCAGGTTGCAGGTCACGGTGGCGTTTCCGTTCACCACCATCTTGTACAGCAGGCTCTGATTGGAGTAGCACTGCGGGGTAAAGCTGGTCATGAGTGAATAGCTGAGCATCGTGAAGTAGAGCCAGAACAGCGCCCAGCCCCAGAAGGCCTTCTTGAGCACTGCCCGCTCCTCTGGTATCTCGGGCGGCAGTCCCTTGATGACCGCGAGCACGAACCTGTCGATGATGAAGTACAGGGCCAGGCCTATGAGCCACCCATACTGTATCTTAGCCGCAGCCACTCCGCTGATTATCCCTGTTATGACCCCCCATAGATAAACCGTGAGTGAAAATTTATGCTCGATAGCCAGTTCCACATTCTTCACCTACGACTAGCTTTTAAAAGGGGCTTTAAAACCTTTCTACCCTATGGTCTCAAGGAACCTCCTGCCCCTCTCCGTCAGCCCGTAATAGACCCGTCTCCCCTTTCTGTGGGTCTCCTCGATAAGCCCCATGCTCTCGAGCTCGCGAAGGTGCTGGTAAACGGCCTGGTACTTGAGCGGCTTCTCCAGTGCCTCCCATATCTCATAGCCGTACATGCTCCTCCCGCTCAGCAGCTTCAGTATCTCGAGCTTGGTTCCGCCGACGGTGAACTTCTCCCTGCTCTCGGAGTAGTGTCCCTTGAGGCCCGAACTTGTAACTATAAGGGCTATCCTGTCGTCGCGTTCGAAATAATTCTCCTCCGCCAGTTTGAGGAGTGCAGGGACGATAACCGAAGAGGCGTACTCCGCGAATATCCCCTCCCCGGCAAGGAGCCGCTGCCCCAGGTCAAGCTCGTCCTCGCCGACGAGAACAGCGGTTCCCCCGCTGGCGTGTATAGCCTCCAGGGCGAGCTCTTTCATGACTGGGCTCTTCACGTACAGGGCCAGCGCCTTGGTCGGCTCGGCCCGCGGCTCAACTCCAAGCACCTCGCTCGCTATGGGGGAGCACTTCTCGGCCTGAACGGCGATCAGTTTCGGCATCTCATCAACCACACCCACCTCGATGAGCTCCTTGAAACCCTTGTAGATGCTGTAGAGGTTGCTGCCGCTTCCAGTCGGGACTATCACGTGCGTCGGGTTCAAATCCTCCCAGAGCTCGAAGGCCAGCGTTTTCTGCCCCTCCAGACCGATGAGATTGCTCTCGGGGGTGACGTTGTAGAGCCCCCTGCCCTCAGCCAGCCCCTCCGCGTAGTTTATGCCCTCGTCCACGCTCTCCCCGTACCGTATGAGCTTTGCCCCGAGGGCCACTATCTGATTGAGCTTGCCCTGCTCCACGAGCTTCGGCACGACGGTGTAGGCTGGTCTGCCGGCTCTGGCGGCGTAAGCGGCAAGGGAAGCTGCCGCGTTCCCATTGCTCGCCACCACAAAGCCGTTTTCTGCGTGGGGAAGGCCATAGGAAACGGCAACGGTCGTGAGACGGTCCCTGAAGGAGCCGGTGGGGTTCCTGGTCTCGTCCTTGATGAAGACGTTGAGCCCAAGCTCGCGGCCGAGTTTGGCCCTTATGAGGGGCGTACCCCCCTCCCGAAGGCTCACGACCTCAGGGACGTCCGGCAGAAGCTCCCGGTATCTCCAGACACCGGGTTCACGGTTCCGCCACCTGGACGGGTCGACTTTCTCGTAATCGTAGGGTATCTCCAGACGCTCCCCGCAGGAGCACCCAGGGGGAATAAGGGAAGAATAGAGACGCCCGCAGCTGGGACAGCGGACCTTCATTTTCACCACTTCTCGATCCCGGCCGTCACTTGAGCCTTATGGCGTCGAGGTTGTTCGGAGCGCGAGTTGAGAGGCCGAACTTCTTGTGTATGCTCGTGCTGAGGTCGAGGCACTTGTGGGCCTCGCCGTGGACGGTTATGACGCGCTCCGGCCTGGGCCTCAGGCGGGCTATGTAGCTTATGAGCTCCCTCCTGTCGGCGTGACCGGAGAAGCCGTCTATGGTGTGAACCTCCATGTTGACGTTGACTACCTCCGTCTTTCCGCCCTCTCCGACGAGCGGTATCTCGCGTAAACCTCTCTGCACCTGCCTTCCGAGGGTTCCCTCCGCCTGGTAGCTCACGAAGACCATGCTGTTCTTCGGGTCTGAGGCGAGCTGCTTGAAGTACTCAACGCTCGGTCCGCCGACGAGCATGCCCGAGGTGGCTATGATTATGGCCGGCTCGCCGGAGTCTATGATGTCCTGCCTCTCGCGTGAGTTAGCGACGGGCTTGAATATCGGGTTGAGGAACGGGTTGTAGCCCTCGTGGAATATCTGCTCGCGCAGGTGCCTGCTGAGGTACTCCGGATAGGCCGTGTGGATCGCGGTAGCCTCCCATATCATTCCGTCGAGGTAAATCGGAACCTCGAGTCCGCCTATCCTTGCATACTCCTCGAGCACCATCATTATCTCCTGTGCCCTACCGACGGCCATGGCCGGGATGAGCACCTTTCCACCGCGCCTGATGGTCTGGTGGATGACCTCTATGAGCCTCTTCTCCGCCTCCTCCCTGGGCATCTGGTAGTCGTTGCTTCCACCGTAGGTGGACTCCATCACGAGGGTCTCGAGGCGCGGGAACCTGCTGACGGCCGGCTCGAAGAGCCTGGTCGGGATGAACTTGAAGTCGCCGGTTATGGCTATGTTGTGGAGCCCGTTGCCTATGTGGAGGTGCACTATGGACGATCCAAGGATGTGGCCGGCGTTGTGAAGGGTGAGCCTCATGTCAGGGGCTATGTCGCGGACCTCGCCGTAGTCGAGGGTTATGGTGTGCTTTATGACCTCTTTGATGTCCCTCGGCCTGTAGAGCGGCTCGACGCCGTTCATCTTCTGAATCTCGATGAAGTCCTGCTGGAGAAGAACCATCAGGTCCCTCGTCGGGGGAGTCGTGTATATCGGCCCGTCGAAGAGCTTGTAGCGGAAGAGGTACGGCAGCATTCCACTGTGGTCGAGGTGGGCGTGGGTTATGATGATGGCATCCAGGAGACCCGCGTCGAGGACGTAGCGGAACTCCGGGGCCTCGAAGTGCGGGAAGGCCTTCTTGGGATCGCGGAGGGCGGCTATGTTGACACCAAAGTCGACCAGAACGTAGCTCTCGTTGGTCTGGACAAGGAGGGCGCTCCTTCCGACCTCACGGAAGCCCCCCAGGCCGGTTATGCGTATCCAATCGCTCTTGACCTCAGGCTTGCGGTAGATGTTCCTGCCCGCCTGGCGGAGGAACTTCCTCCTGTCCTTGGCCTCGGCCTGGAGTATCTGCCTTATCGAGTAGATGGTCTGGCTCTGGAGCGGAGGGGTTCTGACGACCCTCGGCGCCCAGTGAACCTTCTGGGTTATGAGCCTCAGGGTTTCGCCGTTCTTGCCGATGACGAGGCCCGGCTTCTTGGCCTCTATGAGGACCTCACCGACGGACGGGTCGAAGCTTATGTTGGTTATCTCCGCCTCCGCCGGAACCAGGGCCTTTATCATGTCCTCCGCCTTTTCTGGCGGGAGGAGGACATCCGGGTCGGGGCGGACGCTTATGCGCTTTTTAAGAACCTTGGCGAGGTTCTTTATCAGCTCCCCGTCCCGCATTATGGCCTCAGGGTTCCTAACGTATATGACCAGCTCGGGACCCTCGAACTCAACGTCGGTTATCCTCGCCTCGGGCGGAACCATCTGGCTTATTACAGCTTTTATATCGCGTAGTATATCTTCGACGAAGGTCTCTCTTCTTATCACCGGTATCACCTCATTCCAGAAGACCCTTTATTTCCTCCTCGCTCCATTCCTTGTATCCTTCATCCGTGACGGTAACGAGGGTAACGCCACCGCCCGTAAAAACGTCCCTTCTGGTGGCGGCTTTTATTGCCCTGAGCGCGAGCTTAACGCCCTCTTCCAGTGTCATATTCTCCTTAAACTCCGCCTCAAGTATCGAGAAGGCGAACTCCATACCCGAACCGGCGGCCGTGAACCTGTCCTCGGTAACGCCACCGGCCATGTCCACGGAATAAAGCCCGGGCTCTCCGGTGTGGCCCGCTATGAGAAACCACCCAAAGTACGGCATGAACCTGCTCCCGTGAAGCACGTTAGAAGTCAGGGTCGCGAGGGCCTTAACGCTCATCTCCTTACCCACCTTGGCCCGGTAGAGTTTGGCCTCGGCCCTCAGAAGCCTGACGAGGCTGAGAATGTCGCCGACGCTGCCGGCACCGGCCAGGGCCAGGTGGTCGTCTATCCAGAAGACCTTGGTAACGTTCTCTGAGAGCACCATGTTGCCCAGAGATGCCCTTCTGTCCGCTGCCAGGACTACGCCGTCCTTACATACAATGCCGACCGTAGTCGTTCCCTTTAGCTTTTCAGTCAATTACAACACCCCTGCTGGTATGTTTTTAGAACAGAAGAACCTCTACAACGCCACTTTAGGGGAATAGTATTTAAAGGTTTCGTCCAAAATGGCCTTTTAGATGCAGCGGGGTGGTGAAATGAAAGAGATAATACTCCTCACCGGGCCGCCCCTCAACGGGCGTGACGAGTACATAACCGAGGCGCTGAAGCTCGCCGAAGGGGAGAGCTACGCCTACTACCACGTCTTCGACTACATCAGGGAGGTCGGAAA encodes the following:
- the psmB gene encoding archaeal proteasome endopeptidase complex subunit beta, encoding MTEKLKGTTTVGIVCKDGVVLAADRRASLGNMVLSENVTKVFWIDDHLALAGAGSVGDILSLVRLLRAEAKLYRAKVGKEMSVKALATLTSNVLHGSRFMPYFGWFLIAGHTGEPGLYSVDMAGGVTEDRFTAAGSGMEFAFSILEAEFKENMTLEEGVKLALRAIKAATRRDVFTGGGVTLVTVTDEGYKEWSEEEIKGLLE
- a CDS encoding MATE family efflux transporter: MTREMEAMRERIISGPIVKTLILLAYPLIINQLVQVLYNLTDTFWLGKLGREELAAPGTAWPLVWFFMSLGMGFATAGFAFVSQYVGAREYKKANRAAGALYSLMMLFAIVVGVFGVISAPYLLRFMNVSDSVYPYALSYTRIIFAGIPFSFTLFAFNFLLRAIGDTRTPVKINIATVLLNLVLDPFFIFGWGPFPELGVVGAAVATMLSNSLGSVVGGYLLFKGKVGIHLTAHNLKPDWPFYTRIFRVGIPSSVGSSTTALGFVILTRIIFTLGGQFGEADVAFATYSITNRLTNFMFAFSDGISMAMGTMIGQTVGAKLYERAKTIAEKTMVINFTILSAGTLLFALFRVEIFRFFINDPAIIAESAKVVKYFSASLPFFGIFSAVENVFRSAGHTKKSMVIDMFRLWVLRLPLSYGLGILMKDTAGMWLGMGLSNVLGAVVALAWFLTGSWMSRIIEEDHSPGQ
- a CDS encoding DUF2334 domain-containing protein, whose protein sequence is MNPLGTRHLALMLIILAVLAVVAGSVTHNAPYTPPPDGGFSRHTDQNEGVLGITVRKEERKTNNEPPLILVHDVTPYYFEDIRQIIAVLDEYNCSNSTILFVIPVFDTTHYGDEWSLRNHPDFVNYLHELQRRGYRVELHGYGHTYHEFNCSYETANEKLDNATALMSSLGFSNLTLFLPPAWALNNESLRAILEHNLTVVMPNWLILPNGTRQRIWNREYTWYIGESQVDDRLSVALHDYRKTSEEGIPFYLSVHPGVVNYGGGLDFLRAFLRTTCDQKS
- the rpiA gene encoding ribose-5-phosphate isomerase RpiA, which translates into the protein MEELKRSVAKEALKFIEDDMIVGLGTGSTTAYFIEYLGKLIMEEELEDVYGVPTSYQARLLALENGVPVVGLDEVDAIDIAVDGADEVDPNLNLIKGRGAALTMEKIIEYRAGTFLVLVDESKLVERLGQRMPVPIEVIPAAWRAIAEEIEVFNATAELRMASRKDGPVVTDNGNFILDARFHRIDDPLDLEIELNNIPGVVENGIFADIADIVLVGTREGVKRLER
- a CDS encoding pyridoxal-phosphate dependent enzyme; this translates as MKVRCPSCGRLYSSLIPPGCSCGERLEIPYDYEKVDPSRWRNREPGVWRYRELLPDVPEVVSLREGGTPLIRAKLGRELGLNVFIKDETRNPTGSFRDRLTTVAVSYGLPHAENGFVVASNGNAAASLAAYAARAGRPAYTVVPKLVEQGKLNQIVALGAKLIRYGESVDEGINYAEGLAEGRGLYNVTPESNLIGLEGQKTLAFELWEDLNPTHVIVPTGSGSNLYSIYKGFKELIEVGVVDEMPKLIAVQAEKCSPIASEVLGVEPRAEPTKALALYVKSPVMKELALEAIHASGGTAVLVGEDELDLGQRLLAGEGIFAEYASSVIVPALLKLAEENYFERDDRIALIVTSSGLKGHYSESREKFTVGGTKLEILKLLSGRSMYGYEIWEALEKPLKYQAVYQHLRELESMGLIEETHRKGRRVYYGLTERGRRFLETIG
- a CDS encoding MATE family efflux transporter — translated: MKGEKIQRMRDQILNGPIERTLLILAGPLIVNNLVQVVYNITDTFWLGKLGREALSAPGTVWPIIGTLMALGMGFTTAGFAFVGQYIGAEEYEKANRSAGALYSLMTLFSVATAIVALLILPYALRFMRVSENVYPYSLTYATIVFLGLPFSFAFMAFGALMRAAGDTKTPVKITLLTVLINIILDPLFIFGWLGFPELGVAGAALATVIANVVGAAIGLYLLFTDRVGISLSIESLKPDFEFYGKLFRVGLPSSIGQSANSFGFVILTRIIFGFGDVTYAAYTITTRLVNFLTGISRGISMAMGTMIAQNVGAENYGRAKKIAERTMAINFAIASLAVAVIGLFRVEIFRFFLNDPEVIRESAVVLKYFLISVPFFNGIFIVVNRTFSSAGHTKKSMALGIFRLWGLRIPLSYAFGYVGAITVLGITIPLAELFDFTSKGVFFGMGMSNFIAAIVALAWFLRGTWMKRIIGEESKK
- a CDS encoding beta-CASP ribonuclease aCPSF1, which translates into the protein MIRRETFVEDILRDIKAVISQMVPPEARITDVEFEGPELVIYVRNPEAIMRDGELIKNLAKVLKKRISVRPDPDVLLPPEKAEDMIKALVPAEAEITNISFDPSVGEVLIEAKKPGLVIGKNGETLRLITQKVHWAPRVVRTPPLQSQTIYSIRQILQAEAKDRRKFLRQAGRNIYRKPEVKSDWIRITGLGGFREVGRSALLVQTNESYVLVDFGVNIAALRDPKKAFPHFEAPEFRYVLDAGLLDAIIITHAHLDHSGMLPYLFRYKLFDGPIYTTPPTRDLMVLLQQDFIEIQKMNGVEPLYRPRDIKEVIKHTITLDYGEVRDIAPDMRLTLHNAGHILGSSIVHLHIGNGLHNIAITGDFKFIPTRLFEPAVSRFPRLETLVMESTYGGSNDYQMPREEAEKRLIEVIHQTIRRGGKVLIPAMAVGRAQEIMMVLEEYARIGGLEVPIYLDGMIWEATAIHTAYPEYLSRHLREQIFHEGYNPFLNPIFKPVANSRERQDIIDSGEPAIIIATSGMLVGGPSVEYFKQLASDPKNSMVFVSYQAEGTLGRQVQRGLREIPLVGEGGKTEVVNVNMEVHTIDGFSGHADRRELISYIARLRPRPERVITVHGEAHKCLDLSTSIHKKFGLSTRAPNNLDAIRLK
- the upp gene encoding uracil phosphoribosyltransferase, which codes for MKRDERWEGVYSFEDSPFIMEILTELRDERTGPIAFRKGLVKLGRYMAYELTKTMEVEKVPIKTPLEETEGTLIKDRRNVIIITVLRAAIPLMEGLIKVLDHSRVGIVSASRGKAPKFEIEMKYVKVPQVKPEDTVIIADPMIATGSTLIKVLDEVRKYGDAKRYVIVGVLAAPEGISRIKEAHPDVEIFVAAIDRELNEKGYILPGLGDAGDRAFGAPIKL